One segment of Phaeacidiphilus oryzae TH49 DNA contains the following:
- a CDS encoding RrF2 family transcriptional regulator: protein MKLSQGVEWALHCVTLLAQGDPGTVASRHTLAGWYGLPEAYLAKHLKSLVRAGVLHAGSGPRGGFRLARPPEEITALEVVESIDGPSSAFVCTEIRQNGACAAPPEECVRRCAIDRLMQEADAAWRERLRRTPVSELAAGLPAPLRGRAREWLAR from the coding sequence ATGAAGCTCTCCCAGGGCGTCGAGTGGGCGCTGCACTGCGTGACCCTGCTGGCGCAGGGTGACCCGGGCACGGTGGCGTCCCGGCACACCCTGGCCGGCTGGTACGGGCTGCCCGAGGCGTACCTGGCGAAGCATCTCAAGTCGCTGGTGCGGGCCGGGGTCCTGCACGCCGGCAGCGGCCCGCGGGGCGGCTTCCGGCTGGCCCGCCCGCCCGAGGAGATCACCGCGCTGGAGGTGGTGGAGTCGATCGACGGCCCGTCGTCCGCCTTCGTCTGCACGGAGATCCGGCAGAACGGCGCCTGCGCCGCCCCGCCCGAGGAGTGCGTCCGGCGGTGCGCCATCGACCGGCTGATGCAGGAGGCCGACGCGGCCTGGCGGGAGCGACTGCGCCGGACACCGGTCTCCGAACTGGCCGCCGGCCTGCCGGCGCCGCTGCGCGGCCGGGCGCGCGAGTGGCTGGCCCGGTAG